The following coding sequences lie in one Leptospira stimsonii genomic window:
- the carB gene encoding carbamoyl-phosphate synthase large subunit yields the protein MPRREDIRSVLILGSGPIVIGQACEFDYSGTQAAKALKEKGIRVILLNSNPATIMTDPDLADATYIEPMTVQVVQKILEKEKPDAILPTVGGQTALNLALACNTAGLLEKYNVELIGAKVDAIKKAEDRDLFKKAMEKIGVRVPASGLANNLKDAGEIKKRLGLPLIVRPAFTLGGTGGGIAFTEETFEEVVSKGLKASPISQVLLEESVLGWKEFELEVMRDLADNVVIICSIENIDPMGVHTGDSITVAPQQTLSDKEYQNLRDMSIAIIREIGVETGGSNIQFAVNPENGDVIVIEMNPRVSRSSALASKATGFPIAKIAALLSIGYTLDEIKNDITRVTPASFEPSIDYVVTKIPRFAFEKFPGTDDTLGVQMKAVGEAMAIGRTFKESFQKALRSLETDRYGFGSDGYFQELLYARSLNIGQRKEWIDSFLKRPNDKRIFYIKLAFDEGYTVDQIHELCKVDRWFLWQMEDLLHLEKEFSQKGNSILKKMKQAGFSNRQLAFLKSKKEILELLDGGLRVDLKKMEIQNLLKKTEEEIEAELDSKKLRPVYKRIDTCAGEFEAYTPYFYSSYDEEDESDITPAKSVMILGGGPNRIGQGIEFDYCCCQASYALQDLGVESIMVNSNPETVSTDYDTSDRLYFEPLTLEDVFKIYQNEKPEGVIIQFGGQTPLKLAKDLERKGVKILGTSPDSIDRAEDRKRFVEVLEKLKLTSPESGIATSMEEARAIAQKITYPVLVRPSYVLGGRAMLIINEEKELDRYMEKAEEISKDKPLLIDSFLEDAVEVDVDALCDGKDVFVTGIMEHIEEAGVHSGDSACVLPPQTLSKKMMDEIRSATVALALELQVKGLINIQYAVKNEILYIIEVNPRASRTVPFVSKALGHPIVKYATRIMMGEPLKSLPLPKEMAFSQVSVKEVVLPFNKFPGVDTILGPEMRSTGEVMGIASTAGEAFLKSQYMAGDELPSQGTVFVSINDKTKSELLSYIKDLSELGFNLIATSGTHKFLSDNGILSSKINKVYDGVFPTALDYIRENKIHLIINTPLSRVTRDDSFTIRQAAIRFKVPCLTTSNAAKALIKGMVEMKNKGFTIHSLQEIHAMPKIF from the coding sequence ATGCCTAGAAGAGAAGATATCCGCTCTGTACTCATCCTGGGTTCCGGTCCGATCGTTATCGGGCAGGCATGTGAATTCGATTACTCCGGGACTCAAGCCGCAAAGGCCCTGAAAGAAAAAGGGATCCGCGTCATTTTGCTCAACTCCAATCCGGCCACCATCATGACGGATCCGGATCTCGCCGACGCGACTTACATCGAACCGATGACGGTTCAGGTCGTTCAAAAAATTCTTGAGAAAGAAAAGCCGGACGCGATCCTTCCCACGGTCGGAGGTCAGACCGCGCTCAATCTCGCCTTGGCATGTAATACAGCCGGGCTCCTAGAAAAATACAATGTAGAATTGATCGGCGCCAAAGTGGACGCCATTAAGAAAGCCGAGGACAGAGACCTTTTCAAAAAGGCGATGGAAAAGATCGGTGTGAGAGTTCCCGCATCCGGTCTCGCAAACAATCTCAAGGACGCGGGCGAAATCAAAAAAAGACTCGGCCTTCCTCTCATCGTTCGCCCCGCTTTTACTCTGGGTGGAACCGGCGGAGGGATCGCTTTCACCGAAGAGACGTTCGAGGAAGTCGTTTCCAAGGGACTCAAAGCGTCTCCGATCAGTCAGGTTCTTTTGGAAGAATCCGTTCTCGGTTGGAAAGAATTCGAACTCGAGGTTATGCGCGATCTCGCGGATAACGTAGTCATCATTTGCTCGATCGAAAACATCGATCCTATGGGAGTTCACACGGGAGATTCCATCACCGTTGCTCCGCAACAAACGCTTTCCGATAAGGAATACCAAAACCTAAGAGATATGTCCATCGCGATCATTCGTGAAATCGGAGTCGAGACGGGTGGTTCCAATATTCAGTTCGCGGTCAACCCTGAAAACGGGGACGTGATCGTAATCGAAATGAATCCTCGCGTTTCCAGATCTTCCGCTCTCGCGTCCAAGGCGACCGGCTTTCCGATCGCGAAAATCGCGGCTCTTCTTTCCATCGGTTACACGTTAGACGAAATTAAGAATGATATAACAAGGGTTACTCCCGCTTCTTTCGAACCTTCGATCGATTACGTCGTGACGAAAATTCCTCGTTTTGCTTTCGAAAAATTTCCCGGTACGGACGATACGCTCGGAGTTCAGATGAAAGCGGTAGGCGAAGCGATGGCGATCGGGAGGACTTTTAAGGAAAGTTTTCAAAAAGCGCTTCGTTCCCTCGAAACTGATCGTTACGGTTTCGGTTCCGACGGGTACTTTCAAGAATTATTATATGCAAGAAGTTTAAATATAGGTCAAAGAAAAGAATGGATCGATTCATTTCTAAAACGCCCGAACGATAAACGAATTTTTTATATCAAACTCGCCTTCGACGAAGGTTATACCGTGGATCAGATCCACGAACTTTGCAAAGTGGATCGATGGTTCCTCTGGCAGATGGAAGACCTTCTTCATCTCGAAAAAGAATTTTCCCAAAAGGGAAATTCGATTCTTAAAAAGATGAAACAAGCCGGTTTTTCCAACAGACAACTTGCCTTCTTGAAGTCGAAAAAGGAGATTCTGGAACTCTTGGACGGAGGTCTTCGTGTGGATCTCAAGAAGATGGAGATTCAAAATCTTCTCAAAAAAACCGAAGAGGAAATCGAAGCCGAACTGGATTCTAAAAAACTTCGCCCCGTTTACAAACGGATCGATACTTGTGCGGGAGAATTCGAAGCGTACACTCCGTATTTTTATTCTTCTTATGACGAGGAAGACGAGTCCGACATTACTCCTGCAAAGTCGGTTATGATTCTTGGCGGAGGTCCGAATCGGATCGGGCAAGGGATCGAATTCGACTACTGCTGTTGTCAGGCTTCGTATGCGCTTCAGGATTTGGGTGTGGAATCGATTATGGTGAATTCCAATCCGGAAACCGTTTCAACGGACTACGATACTTCCGATCGATTGTATTTCGAACCTCTCACCTTAGAGGATGTTTTCAAAATCTATCAAAACGAAAAGCCGGAAGGCGTGATCATTCAATTCGGAGGACAGACACCTCTGAAACTTGCAAAGGACTTGGAAAGAAAGGGAGTGAAAATTCTCGGAACCAGTCCTGATTCTATCGATCGTGCCGAAGATAGAAAACGTTTCGTGGAAGTATTAGAAAAATTGAAACTAACTTCTCCTGAGAGCGGAATTGCGACTTCCATGGAAGAAGCGCGAGCGATCGCGCAGAAGATCACATATCCGGTTCTGGTTCGTCCGAGTTACGTTCTCGGCGGAAGAGCGATGCTCATCATCAACGAAGAAAAAGAATTGGATCGTTACATGGAGAAGGCGGAAGAGATTTCAAAAGACAAACCTCTTCTGATCGATTCCTTCTTAGAAGACGCCGTGGAAGTGGACGTCGATGCGCTTTGTGACGGCAAGGATGTCTTTGTCACCGGGATCATGGAGCATATCGAAGAGGCGGGAGTTCATAGCGGGGATTCGGCCTGCGTTCTTCCTCCTCAAACGCTTTCCAAAAAGATGATGGATGAAATCCGCTCTGCGACTGTCGCGCTTGCGTTGGAGTTGCAGGTAAAGGGGCTTATCAACATTCAATACGCCGTCAAAAACGAAATCCTTTATATCATCGAAGTGAATCCTAGGGCATCGAGAACCGTTCCATTCGTTTCGAAAGCGCTCGGGCATCCGATCGTAAAATACGCGACTCGGATCATGATGGGAGAGCCTCTGAAAAGTTTGCCACTTCCAAAAGAGATGGCATTCTCTCAAGTTTCCGTAAAAGAAGTGGTTCTTCCGTTTAATAAGTTTCCGGGTGTAGATACGATTCTCGGACCCGAGATGCGTTCCACCGGAGAAGTGATGGGAATCGCGTCCACTGCCGGAGAAGCGTTTTTGAAATCGCAATACATGGCCGGTGACGAACTTCCGTCGCAAGGGACCGTTTTTGTGAGCATCAACGATAAAACGAAGTCGGAACTACTTTCTTATATCAAGGATCTTTCCGAGCTTGGATTCAACCTAATCGCCACTTCGGGAACTCATAAGTTCTTATCGGACAACGGAATTCTATCTTCCAAGATCAACAAAGTGTACGACGGAGTTTTTCCGACCGCTTTGGATTATATCCGCGAGAATAAGATTCATCTGATCATCAATACTCCGCTCTCAAGAGTAACGAGAGACGATAGTTTTACGATTCGTCAAGCGGCGATTCGTTTTAAGGTTCCTTGTCTAACGACGTCTAACGCCGCTAAGGCGCTCATCAAAGGTATGGTGGAAATGAAGAACAAAGGATTTACGATCCATTCTCTTCAAGAGATCCACGCGATGCCGAAGATTTTTTGA
- the lp30 gene encoding plasminogen-binding receptor Lp30, translating into MSSFLNRFAIVMFFVFVSNCTKDVVRVHNPISEKDKKNYGVVAFGLFVHNRNHKDILNLFSKDSGRIFQDLGLDGVKFSEILSKESTKKTPINISPYPIEAPVLMEKEDSIQYLEGKAGYIKPFYLLLSVNPEKEYVITGITYSYDITCGQGCRRPVYRNFSVDPTKSFNSFPIKANAGEITFGGVIMARVVPTHANDPYGIADDFPGITEAFSGKKVAIDLVPGDDFIKDMESDSLRKLFYGGVVDKKNSEKLFYDNLIKSYQDGYWKILAEKKRAILEN; encoded by the coding sequence ATGTCAAGTTTTTTAAACCGATTTGCAATAGTAATGTTCTTTGTATTTGTTTCAAACTGTACAAAAGACGTTGTGCGAGTCCATAATCCAATTTCTGAAAAGGATAAAAAAAATTATGGTGTCGTAGCCTTTGGACTTTTTGTCCATAATCGAAATCACAAGGATATTTTGAATTTGTTTAGCAAGGATTCAGGAAGAATATTCCAGGATTTAGGATTGGATGGAGTTAAATTTTCCGAGATACTTTCAAAAGAATCTACAAAAAAAACACCGATCAATATAAGTCCGTATCCGATTGAAGCTCCAGTTTTGATGGAAAAAGAAGATTCAATCCAATATTTAGAAGGAAAAGCCGGTTATATAAAACCATTTTATCTTTTACTTTCGGTAAATCCTGAAAAGGAATATGTTATTACCGGAATTACTTATTCTTATGATATTACTTGTGGTCAAGGTTGCAGACGTCCTGTCTATCGAAACTTTTCAGTGGATCCGACAAAATCGTTTAATTCATTTCCTATTAAAGCAAATGCCGGTGAAATTACATTTGGCGGAGTTATTATGGCAAGGGTTGTTCCAACGCATGCAAATGATCCTTATGGAATAGCAGACGATTTTCCCGGGATAACGGAAGCCTTTTCGGGCAAAAAGGTGGCGATCGATTTAGTTCCAGGCGATGACTTCATTAAGGATATGGAATCCGATTCCTTGCGAAAACTGTTTTATGGCGGGGTTGTAGACAAAAAGAATTCTGAAAAACTTTTTTATGATAATCTAATAAAAAGTTACCAGGATGGATATTGGAAGATCCTAGCCGAGAAAAAAAGAGCGATATTAGAAAATTAA
- a CDS encoding DUF1499 domain-containing protein: MKNRLFPHSCAIQTPSGTLESNARKSSSSFNPLGNLFFLGEIVLSYKKGSLILVSIFLSFLVQCNGTRPTTLGVQNGKLGICPQTPNCVSSFVPESDTEHTIMPLSYKGTPEEGKTKLKAAIGEIARTKIIKEDPNYLYVEFTSLIWRYIDDVEFLFDPNSPLIHVRSASRLGKSDFGVNRKRIETIREKINSN; the protein is encoded by the coding sequence ATGAAAAACAGACTCTTTCCGCATTCTTGTGCAATCCAAACCCCTTCCGGAACGTTAGAATCTAACGCACGTAAGTCGAGCTCCTCCTTTAATCCCCTCGGAAATTTATTTTTCTTAGGCGAGATCGTTCTTTCCTATAAGAAGGGAAGCCTAATCCTTGTTTCGATTTTTCTTTCCTTTTTGGTCCAGTGTAATGGAACCAGACCGACGACCTTGGGAGTTCAGAACGGCAAACTAGGCATTTGTCCTCAAACACCGAATTGTGTCAGTAGCTTCGTTCCGGAATCGGATACGGAACACACCATCATGCCCTTAAGTTATAAGGGGACGCCGGAGGAAGGTAAGACAAAGTTAAAAGCCGCGATAGGCGAAATCGCAAGAACAAAGATCATAAAAGAAGATCCGAATTATCTTTACGTGGAATTTACGAGTTTGATCTGGAGATATATCGACGACGTGGAATTTTTATTCGACCCAAATTCTCCCTTGATCCATGTCCGCTCCGCTTCTCGCCTAGGAAAATCGGATTTTGGCGTCAATCGTAAGAGAATCGAAACGATCCGGGAGAAGATAAATTCAAATTAG
- a CDS encoding thioredoxin family protein encodes MSLLESEKVPLGSLLPTFQLPDPNGIVYSSDTLSGSTGLLLVITCNHCPYAQAIWPRLIRFASEILSLGVKTVAINPNIHPDYPDDSPEAMLLKIEEWGIPFPYLVDESQDVARNLKAMCTPDIYLYDSDRKLFYHGRMDDNWKNEKQISRKELEFAVHQLVKGNPPPINQLPSMGCSIKWKE; translated from the coding sequence ATGTCTCTCCTTGAATCCGAAAAAGTTCCGCTGGGAAGCTTACTGCCAACCTTTCAGCTTCCAGATCCGAATGGAATCGTTTACTCCTCGGATACACTCTCCGGTTCTACCGGTTTATTGCTGGTTATAACCTGCAATCATTGCCCGTATGCGCAAGCGATTTGGCCTCGTTTGATCCGCTTTGCCTCTGAGATCCTTTCTTTGGGGGTCAAGACGGTCGCGATCAATCCGAACATTCATCCCGATTATCCGGACGATTCCCCGGAGGCGATGCTTTTAAAAATCGAAGAATGGGGAATTCCCTTTCCCTATCTTGTGGACGAAAGTCAAGACGTTGCACGAAACCTAAAAGCGATGTGTACTCCTGATATTTATCTCTATGACAGTGATCGGAAGTTGTTCTATCACGGGAGAATGGACGACAACTGGAAGAATGAAAAACAGATTTCCAGGAAGGAACTCGAATTTGCCGTTCACCAACTTGTGAAAGGAAACCCGCCTCCGATCAACCAATTACCCTCGATGGGTTGCTCAATCAAATGGAAGGAATAA